In the genome of Desulfuromonas sp. DDH964, one region contains:
- the traN gene encoding conjugal transfer protein TraN, protein MRRAVAFIVLVCFILGAPINALAVMSCGADLNGDGFADAAGETAACYSAPLWGQDTSQWFCPVQPTDCQRDFAEPIIEQTCSLPGFTYIESRNRCEAPFTSGCGGAQYDPTLSVCFTPSTATPTCSTGTYDQATGKCDLQTYSCPLGEYSCLDTGAATPQCSPNPCIDVANPSNDVSLLPSEDPMLQNDGQVDANGNCLGEIYIFSGKGTRCRPPGLSVGYANDCCDSSDPVLMDSTTGSRINNVASAISTAYEMAQVGYYSYQISTGAMAAVEYGGQVVVYNMANGTIAASYASGTATASGVMAAQGTATAGAATTTGTVTSGLSSYASALFNPTTIAIAIVVMVVMKVMFGNGCSPEDIETAMLANSDYCHYLGTVCERKWKFVGCVQRAKRFCCFNSKMARIVQEQGRPQLKAFGPSGGWGTAENPNCRGFTPQEFQQLDFSRIDLTEYFGDIQQNLSQKIQDAQTTVQQKIQDHYEQIR, encoded by the coding sequence ATGAGAAGAGCGGTCGCCTTTATTGTTCTGGTTTGCTTCATCCTGGGAGCGCCGATCAACGCCCTGGCGGTCATGTCTTGCGGTGCGGATCTCAATGGTGATGGCTTCGCCGACGCCGCAGGGGAAACAGCGGCCTGTTATTCAGCTCCTTTGTGGGGGCAGGACACCTCCCAGTGGTTTTGCCCGGTGCAGCCCACCGATTGCCAGAGGGATTTCGCTGAGCCGATCATTGAGCAGACCTGTTCGCTTCCAGGCTTCACCTACATCGAGTCGCGAAACCGGTGCGAAGCCCCCTTCACTTCCGGGTGTGGCGGAGCGCAGTATGACCCGACTTTGAGTGTCTGTTTCACCCCGTCAACGGCAACACCAACCTGTTCGACTGGCACCTATGACCAGGCCACGGGCAAGTGTGATCTGCAAACCTATTCCTGCCCGCTGGGAGAATACTCCTGCCTCGACACAGGGGCTGCGACTCCTCAATGTTCGCCCAACCCCTGCATCGATGTGGCGAACCCCTCCAATGACGTGTCGCTGCTGCCAAGCGAAGACCCCATGCTTCAGAACGATGGCCAGGTGGACGCCAACGGAAACTGTCTTGGCGAGATCTACATCTTCAGCGGCAAAGGAACCCGTTGCCGGCCTCCCGGTCTGTCCGTCGGGTACGCGAACGACTGTTGTGACAGCAGCGATCCCGTCCTGATGGACTCCACCACCGGGAGCAGAATCAACAACGTGGCCTCCGCCATTTCAACAGCCTACGAAATGGCCCAGGTTGGCTACTACTCCTACCAGATCTCTACCGGAGCCATGGCCGCCGTGGAATACGGCGGACAGGTCGTGGTCTACAACATGGCAAACGGCACCATCGCTGCTTCTTACGCATCCGGGACCGCAACCGCCTCGGGCGTCATGGCCGCCCAAGGCACAGCGACCGCTGGTGCCGCGACTACGACAGGCACGGTGACTTCGGGTCTGTCGTCCTACGCAAGCGCCCTGTTCAATCCCACCACGATCGCTATCGCCATCGTGGTCATGGTGGTGATGAAGGTCATGTTCGGCAACGGGTGTTCCCCGGAGGATATCGAAACCGCCATGCTGGCCAACTCCGACTACTGCCATTATCTGGGGACGGTCTGCGAGCGGAAGTGGAAATTCGTCGGCTGCGTGCAACGAGCCAAGCGGTTCTGCTGCTTCAACTCGAAGATGGCAAGAATCGTTCAGGAGCAGGGAAGGCCGCAACTCAAGGCTTTCGGACCCAGTGGCGGCTGGGGCACCGCCGAAAACCCCAATTGCCGAGGATTCACTCCGCAGGAATTTCAGCAGCTCGATTTTTCCCGGATTGACCTGACCGAATACTTCGGGGACATCCAGCAAAATCTCTCCCAGAAGATTCAGGACGCCCAGACCACCGTACAGCAGAAGATTCAGGACCACTACGAGCAGATACGATGA